A single genomic interval of uncultured Sphaerochaeta sp. harbors:
- the trpB gene encoding tryptophan synthase subunit beta: MEPGRFGPYGGKYIPETLMSAIQELEVAYTSLKDDATFQGELKALYQNYASRPSLLTYAENMTKDLAGAKVYLKREDLNHTGSHKINNVLGQCLLAKHMGKTRVIAETGAGQHGVATATVAALMGLECEIFMGEVDCQRQALNVYRMRLLGATVHPVQSGTKTLKDAVNETMREWTKRIDDTHYVLGSVMGPHPFPTMVRDFQKIIGQEVRTQILAAEGKLPDYIIACVGGGSNAIGIFHEFIGEPSVHLIGCEAAGKGIDTNEHAATLSMGSEGVFHGMKSIFCQNEDGQIDEVYSISAGLDYPGIGPEHAQLFATKRATYVPITDAEAVDAFTYLSRKEGIICAIESAHALAYAMKLAPTLEKDAIIVVNLSGRGDKDVAAIARYQGETLYE; this comes from the coding sequence ATGGAACCAGGACGATTCGGCCCCTATGGAGGCAAGTACATACCAGAGACCCTGATGAGTGCCATCCAGGAACTTGAAGTTGCATATACCTCACTCAAGGATGATGCAACCTTCCAGGGTGAACTTAAGGCCCTCTACCAGAACTATGCTTCCAGGCCAAGCCTCTTGACCTATGCCGAGAATATGACAAAGGACCTAGCCGGGGCCAAGGTCTATCTCAAGCGGGAAGACCTCAACCATACAGGCTCCCATAAGATCAATAATGTTCTTGGTCAGTGCTTGCTCGCCAAGCATATGGGAAAAACACGGGTGATCGCAGAGACCGGAGCTGGCCAACATGGTGTTGCCACGGCCACAGTAGCTGCACTGATGGGACTTGAGTGTGAGATTTTCATGGGAGAGGTAGATTGCCAGAGGCAAGCACTCAACGTCTACCGTATGCGCCTGCTCGGTGCCACGGTTCACCCCGTACAAAGCGGTACAAAAACACTCAAGGACGCAGTGAATGAGACCATGAGGGAATGGACCAAGAGAATAGATGATACTCACTATGTCCTGGGCTCTGTTATGGGACCACACCCCTTCCCCACCATGGTGAGGGACTTCCAGAAAATTATCGGACAGGAAGTGAGGACCCAGATACTTGCAGCTGAAGGCAAATTGCCGGACTACATCATTGCCTGTGTAGGAGGAGGATCGAATGCAATCGGTATCTTCCATGAATTCATAGGAGAACCTTCAGTGCATTTAATCGGTTGTGAAGCAGCAGGAAAGGGCATCGATACCAACGAACATGCAGCAACGCTAAGCATGGGCAGCGAGGGAGTGTTTCATGGAATGAAGAGTATCTTCTGCCAGAATGAGGATGGACAAATAGATGAAGTTTACTCCATCAGTGCAGGACTCGACTATCCTGGTATCGGCCCAGAGCATGCTCAGCTGTTTGCAACCAAACGAGCAACATACGTGCCAATCACCGATGCTGAGGCAGTTGATGCATTCACATACCTCAGTCGAAAAGAGGGAATTATCTGCGCCATTGAAAGTGCCCATGCACTCGCCTACGCCATGAAGCTCGCTCCTACTTTGGAGAAGGATGCAATCATCGTGGTCAATCTCTCCGGACGGGGAGACAAGGATGTGGCAGCAATTGCCCGCTACCAAGGAGAAACACTCTATGAATGA
- a CDS encoding anthranilate synthase component I family protein has product MQYYPTKEAALAYQDDGGYLPLTLEMLCDQHTPITVLSRLKAESSHCFLLESVDDRQRWGRYSFLGYDPLLALSTQDHTTTVQHRDGSKETSQGHPENVIRSILKAYKSIPIEKLPPFTGGLVGYFSYDYIKYQEPHLLIDYRKDEAFKDLDLMFFDQVICFDHYRQVLTLIVTYQAKDGARGYEKAQQHLLAMHRILQNEHPLKRFPGVMKDPLKPLFNKESYCSMVEKAKGYIKEGDIFQVVLSNRWEAAFEGSLMDTYRVLRTINPSPYMFYFSGSEIEIAGASPETLVNLKDGILHTFPLAGTRRRGETEEEDLANEKDLLSDEKELAEHNMLVDLGRNDLGKISKFGSVEVESYLQIQRYSHVMHIGSTVKGSIREDQDALSAIASVLPAGTLSGAPKLRACQIIEELEHTQRGIYGGAVGYIGSNQNMDTCIAIRLAYRKGNRVYVRSGAGIVADSVAESEYAECERKAKAVEEALQRASGGIL; this is encoded by the coding sequence ATGCAGTACTATCCAACAAAAGAAGCGGCGTTGGCCTACCAGGATGATGGGGGTTATCTCCCTCTCACCCTCGAAATGCTTTGTGACCAACACACCCCCATCACCGTGCTATCCCGATTAAAGGCAGAGAGTTCCCACTGTTTTTTACTTGAGAGCGTCGATGACAGACAGAGATGGGGACGATACTCCTTTCTCGGATATGACCCCTTGCTGGCCCTTTCGACCCAAGACCACACAACCACTGTTCAACACCGGGATGGGAGCAAAGAAACATCACAGGGACACCCTGAGAATGTAATCAGAAGCATCCTGAAAGCATACAAAAGCATTCCCATTGAAAAGCTTCCCCCATTCACGGGAGGCCTTGTAGGATACTTCAGCTATGACTACATCAAATACCAGGAGCCCCATCTACTCATCGACTACAGAAAGGATGAGGCTTTCAAGGACCTAGACCTTATGTTCTTTGACCAGGTGATCTGTTTCGATCACTATCGCCAGGTGTTGACCCTTATTGTTACCTATCAGGCTAAGGATGGTGCGAGAGGATATGAGAAAGCACAGCAGCATTTGCTTGCAATGCACAGGATCCTGCAGAATGAGCATCCTCTTAAGCGATTTCCCGGTGTCATGAAAGATCCACTAAAACCACTCTTCAACAAGGAGTCCTACTGCTCCATGGTAGAGAAGGCTAAAGGCTATATCAAGGAAGGAGACATCTTCCAGGTGGTACTTTCCAATCGTTGGGAAGCTGCATTCGAGGGGAGTCTGATGGATACCTACCGAGTCTTGAGAACCATCAACCCTTCCCCGTATATGTTCTACTTTTCCGGCAGCGAGATTGAGATTGCCGGGGCATCACCAGAGACCTTGGTCAATCTCAAGGATGGCATACTGCATACCTTTCCTTTGGCGGGCACCCGAAGACGGGGAGAAACAGAGGAAGAAGACTTAGCAAATGAAAAAGACCTTCTTAGCGATGAGAAGGAGCTTGCAGAGCATAATATGCTGGTTGACCTTGGTCGCAATGACCTTGGAAAGATAAGCAAGTTCGGCAGTGTTGAAGTTGAATCCTATCTCCAAATCCAGCGTTACAGCCATGTAATGCATATCGGCTCAACGGTAAAGGGATCCATACGGGAGGACCAGGACGCGCTCTCCGCCATTGCCTCTGTTCTCCCTGCAGGGACACTGAGTGGGGCTCCCAAGCTACGCGCCTGTCAGATCATCGAAGAACTGGAGCATACCCAGCGAGGTATCTATGGCGGTGCTGTCGGTTACATCGGCAGCAACCAGAACATGGACACCTGTATTGCCATTCGCTTGGCCTACCGGAAAGGGAATAGAGTGTATGTACGTAGCGGTGCGGGTATTGTAGCCGACAGCGTAGCAGAGAGTGAGTATGCAGAGTGTGAACGGAAAGCAAAGGCGGTAGAGGAAGCGTTGCAAAGAGCCTCAGGAGGCATCCTATGA
- a CDS encoding (deoxy)nucleoside triphosphate pyrophosphohydrolase: MKQIEVAALVLINNNRVFAAQRKDKGSLGGMWEFPGGKLEIGETGREALVREIQEELGVTIEIQRYLMRVEHQYPGFFVIMHAYLGIIQEGSIQLHEHQASRWLKKHELWQIDWAEADIPIVQNVEHLLS, encoded by the coding sequence ATGAAACAGATTGAAGTAGCCGCACTCGTGTTGATCAATAATAACCGGGTATTCGCTGCCCAAAGGAAAGACAAAGGCTCTCTTGGGGGCATGTGGGAGTTTCCTGGAGGGAAGTTGGAAATCGGTGAGACTGGGCGGGAAGCGCTCGTGAGAGAGATTCAGGAAGAGCTTGGGGTCACTATAGAAATACAACGCTACCTTATGAGAGTAGAACACCAATACCCAGGCTTTTTTGTCATCATGCACGCCTATTTAGGGATTATACAGGAAGGTTCCATCCAGTTGCATGAGCATCAGGCAAGTCGCTGGTTGAAGAAACATGAGTTATGGCAGATTGATTGGGCTGAGGCAGATATCCCCATCGTACAGAACGTAGAGCACTTATTGTCATGA
- a CDS encoding RNA-binding protein — MAKKIYVGNMSYNTSEEELRDLFAQYGTVLSANIIIDRETRRPKGFGFVEMEDDSAAVAAISQLDGQDFGGRNLRVNEAIAKPRPSYNRY, encoded by the coding sequence ATGGCAAAGAAAATTTATGTTGGTAACATGAGTTACAACACCAGCGAAGAGGAACTTCGTGACCTGTTCGCACAGTACGGCACTGTATTGAGTGCAAACATCATCATTGACCGTGAAACCCGTCGCCCCAAGGGCTTTGGTTTCGTAGAGATGGAAGACGATTCTGCTGCAGTTGCTGCTATCAGCCAGCTTGACGGTCAGGATTTCGGCGGCCGCAACCTTCGTGTAAACGAGGCTATTGCAAAGCCACGCCCGAGCTACAACCGTTACTAA
- the trpA gene encoding tryptophan synthase subunit alpha, producing the protein MNDRIQHAFSGGTAFIPFVTCADPDISMTEELVLAMADAGADLVELGLPFSDPIAEGPVIQKADERALASGFKIHDLFTLIERLRKHTQIPLVCMTYFNPVYKYQKDRFLSSAKQAGLDGLIIPDLPYEEQGEIKGSCKKEGIKLISMIAPTSRQRVITVSKHSEGFLYCVSSLGVTGMRSNLNDSAREMVELAKANSDTPCAVGFGIHTPKQARHIATFADGIIVGSAIMNIIAEKGRGSVEAVSGYVREMKRAITV; encoded by the coding sequence ATGAATGACCGAATCCAGCATGCATTCTCAGGAGGCACCGCATTCATCCCCTTCGTAACCTGCGCTGATCCAGACATATCGATGACTGAAGAGTTGGTACTCGCTATGGCAGATGCAGGAGCTGACCTCGTTGAACTGGGCCTTCCCTTCTCTGACCCCATTGCGGAAGGACCTGTAATACAAAAGGCTGATGAACGAGCCCTTGCATCAGGATTCAAGATCCACGATCTATTCACCCTGATTGAACGACTGAGAAAACACACCCAGATTCCCTTGGTCTGTATGACCTATTTCAATCCGGTGTACAAGTATCAGAAGGACCGGTTCCTTTCCAGCGCAAAGCAGGCAGGCCTCGACGGTCTGATTATTCCAGACCTTCCCTATGAGGAACAGGGTGAAATTAAAGGCTCCTGTAAAAAGGAGGGTATCAAGTTGATCAGCATGATCGCCCCAACCAGCAGGCAACGGGTCATCACGGTCTCCAAGCATAGTGAGGGATTTCTCTACTGTGTAAGCTCATTGGGTGTTACCGGCATGAGAAGCAATCTGAATGACAGTGCCAGGGAGATGGTGGAACTTGCAAAAGCGAACAGCGACACTCCCTGTGCCGTTGGATTTGGCATCCATACACCGAAGCAAGCTCGTCACATCGCTACCTTCGCGGACGGTATCATCGTAGGTTCTGCGATTATGAATATCATTGCTGAAAAAGGAAGAGGCAGTGTAGAAGCGGTATCAGGATACGTGAGGGAGATGAAGAGGGCCATCACGGTGTGA